In Pseudopipra pipra isolate bDixPip1 chromosome 24, bDixPip1.hap1, whole genome shotgun sequence, the genomic stretch AAAGGGACACTATATGCACTACAACTTTGTTAGCTCCAGGACTGACTGACCATCCCTATCTCCATGATAACTCACAGCCTGCACTAGCATGCTGTTCAGTTTTGGAAGATGTACTCTCTTGGATTCCATGGAAATTTGATCCCAGTTAGCACTGGGAGAATGGTTTACTTCTCATGTCCACACATTCAGAAAAGCCAAAACTCTGAGGAAGGACAGAGTCTGGCCCTACAAGATCTGTTCAGACCTCGGTGCAGGTGACACTCACCTCCAACATCAGCCTTGTATTTGTTGTAGATCTCGCGTACCCTGCGGTAGCGGAAGGCCAGTTTCCTCATCCAGTCCACTCCCTGCACACCAACCGAGGAGCTGTGGTTTGTGTTGCTTCCTGAGCCACTGAACCCATCCGTGGAGAAGTTGTAGTTGCTGTTGCAGGAAAGTAGATGTGTTAGCTGGGCCACAACAGCAGAACTCCTGCAGTGTTTGCAACATCGCTGACAGCAGCCAAAAAATACCTGGGAGAGGAACTGCACAGGCACCAGGGCACCTGGAGAACAGAGCCCAGCTCCTACAGGAACACACTGATATCCAActacagctgctgctggctctgaaCTGCTACACTCATACAATTCCCTTCACATTCTCCACTACAAAACTCTCCTTTGCCCTTTGGCTGCTCACTCCTCTGCGATATGGAGCATCCTTCCTACTGGCCTCTTTCTCATCCTGCAATGATAAACTCCAGCACAGTATCCTCTAAACACAACATCTGTGCCTTTCCATCACAGTTGCAGCTCCACAAGCAGATGAGCTGCTTCACCAGCTTATGACTGCAGGAAACAAGTCCTGCTTCATCACTTTCCCTGTATTTCTTACTCCCTGACAGGCATTTCTCAGATGATCATGgactcacagaatggtttaggttgaaCAAGACCTTCAAGATTATCTCATTCTAaacccctgccataggcagggacacctttcactagagcAGGTTACTCAGAGATCCATCCAACCTTGTCATCATGAGATCTGGAGTGCAGGTTCTCCATTCCTCAATATGTCATTGAACACAGAGGCAGCATTCAACTGTGGACAATGTAATTCACAATCTAATTTCAAAACTCTTAATGCTTTGTAGGTCTTCAAAGAAACAGCCCCCAGCAAACAAACACCGTTTGCCAGGTTTCTGCACAAAGCTGACCTCCCTCCCTTAATTCTATCTGGGTGTCAAGTCCCCACAACACCCAATTACATCAGCAATACATTTCCTGCATTTGTCAGTACAACACCTTAGATCTTGGCCATTGTCATCAGATGCCACATCTTCTATGTGTACCTGGTCACACTcctattaaaggaaaaaaacaaaaatagagtCACACTGTGGTAATTCAGAAACATACTAAAatttgcagattaaaaaaactgTGATATAAACCAATCCCTTCACACTTCCCAACAGCAACAAGCCATTCCACACCACCTCCACAAAACCCACAGAACTTCCACTAGCTCCATCTGCCAGTATTGGCTTTTACTGCCCAGCTCTTACAGGTCCTTGCCCACACTAGGACCCagaaagagctgaaaaaagCATGTTTATATGACATTTTGACCTGTCTGCAAAAAGAGAACTTTGACATTCCCTGAACAGGTTGGACTCAAAGTTCACTTGTCATTTGAAACCCTTCTGTcacttcagaaaagcaaaacaaaacaaaccaagaatATCCCAAAATTGCATTATCTGGTCAAGCATTGCTATTCCATTTTCTCAACACCAGGTCAGCAGAGTCACAGCAGGAACCCTGAAGGAGCCATGGCAGTGTAGTGGCACTGCCATGACTCTGGTGCTTAATGCAGCTGATTTAACCCACTAACCTACTGATTTAACCCACCAACCAACACCTACTGCAGCACATGTTGTGGCTGAGACTCAGCTAACATGTCAACAATTCCCTTTCCAGTACAAGTGTTTTCCTtaggggtttttgttgttttttcccctgaggCAGGGAGGTAACTCATGACCACCTTGTCAAAGTTTACTGCTGCCAGTAGTCACAGCCACAATGGAAATGTCATTTAAGTCTCTGTTTGCATCAACAAAATCATCTTGTTTTCCCATGATGTGCATCAGTGATGCACCTACAGCTAACTGTTTCGTGTTCATATTCAGCTTTCCTAAGCAGGGTGGCAATGGGAGGGCAGCAGGGGcttgcaggaaaaagaaagggagggtGCTGTGGACCTTCCATGTGTACAGCACACTTGTCTATGGCAGCACGTCCTTCAAAGCTGTTACACAGCCCATGTCACCTCTTGTATTCTGTCCTTGGCTTAGTCACAGCCTCTGAGAACTGACATCCTCAAGGTCATTTCGTCCTCACATCTCTGGTCTCTATTTCAAAACAGGATCAGTGGAAGCAAAGTACTCACCAGTCCAGAATGCAAGTAcaagacagagcagaaataaTTGCTTTTATCTGTGTCGGTTCAAGCAGAAACCCAGCAGAACCTGAGAGAGCTCCTGACACTAGAAGGCTGCAGAATCTGTGTCTTAGGTAAGACTGCATCTCTGATTTGGTTGTGCTTACAACCACTTCAGCTTTGTCAGACTGTCACGTTTCAACAATAACAGGCTCTGAAGTACAAGAGCCCTCACAAACAGTGTCATTCAAACATGGTAACACAGAGTTCTGCCTTTGCCATGAGTACCTCCAAGTCATTGAAAAACAAGTGAGTATCAGCGACTTCAAAAATCATCTCCTCCATGGACAGACCTGAGCCAATCACTAGAGTTGGATCCTGGCAAAACACAAAGAGAAGAAGTAAATCCACTGTGGGTACAGGCAGAAGGGAATTGTCATAAATCTCTCATCGGTTAAACTGCACTGTTTCCACtcttgtcatggtttgagatagccccaaaatccaattccctaactccatcccccctcccacatctcagcctcATGTGATCAAATCTGATGTAATTCCAGCTACGATCAATGGCGTGAACTACAATTTCCCTAATATTTAAACAActcaattgaaaaaaaagaaaaatccacatTCTGGTGGATTGACCCAAATGTCAGTCTGGTTCATTGACTCAAAATGTAACAAAACACTTCAGTGCTGCACAGGAGGAACTGATGCATTTTCGCAGTCAGCAcgaacaaaacattaaaaaatctacaatatattttgaaggagaaaaccccctttcctttccctatGTGCCAGGATCTCAGTAATTCCCAGTGAGGATACAGTTTGACATTTTAGGACTTGCATTGTCAGAAGGGAAGTGTTGGTGATGTCCATCTCCTAGCTCTGTATAAAGCCAAATTTAACATTCTTTCTCTGCCCCAAACTGCCAACAAGTTAAAAGTATCACCttatatatttaaaactaaatgtatttttctgttccttttccaaGATTAACATTTAATTCTGCAAGACagaaatgtttggggtttttcccatCGAAAAGACAGTATTACCTTGCCATATTTTTGAGCATAAGACCCTGTGAGAAGTGAATGGAAGATGATGATGGTCTCATCCAAGTCCCAGAGAAACACCCGCTGCAGAGAGAACAAAAGAAGGTCAGAGCTGAGATATTCCAGGCACTGAAGTACAGTAAAAGAGCCAGTTTTAAGGGTAATTTTGTGCTTAGCTGCAGTATGCTTTTAACAAGTATGAACACCACTTCTCTTACAGGCTGAACACATTCAACTCTGCAATTTTTTGCAGTGGAGTTTATATACTGCCACAGGAGTACATACTCAGACTAAAGCTCTCTCGGTCAAACTATGTCAAAAGCTTCTCTTGCTTTTATAGttacaaaagcaaaagcttAGAGTGCTAATGAACTTTAGAGCCCTGCTGAGGTAGAAGTGATCTGAAGAGCAGCGGGTACATGACCTTGATGTTTGCCAGACAAATCTTTGTTATACATAAAGTGATGGGCTGCTCTGAGGAATGGCAGTGTCAGTACAGAGAGACTTTGATAAACTGGAGAACTGGGCCAACATGTGGGGTGGAATAACCTGGTccaggctgaaggagctggagggcAGAGTGGACACAAGTACGAGCCAGCAGCACTCTCTCCCTATGGATGAGATGACCTACGTGCTGGAGTGTGCCACGTGTGCCAGGCTAAGAGACAGAAGGTGCTGTCTCACCCTACTTGGCACTGGGAAGGTTACCCCAGATTGCATCCCCAGTTCCAGGGGTCTGTGAGGAAAAAGGAGAGCTGCCAGCAAAAGGCTGTCAAGATGGTCAGCAGCccagaggagaggctgagggagctgggagggattAGCTCGGCAAAGAGGAGACTAAGGGAGATCTAACAGCAGACCACAACTATTTGAGAGGGAACTGCAAAGATGATGGACACAAATACTTCTCAGTAGTGGCAGATGGAAAACTGCCatggaaaaagaaggggaaatttCTAGGCTGGGAGATTCCACTTGGAGACAGAAAACCTCCTTCCCCCAGTTGGCACAGTACTCTTGGGAAAGATCACTTGGTACAGGATCTCACTGTCTAGGTACAGGATGCCAGCCTTAGAGGTTCTCATGACTCAGGTGGACAAAGCCATGgctccagtgctggggacagccctgctctgagcatGTGGCTAGACTGGAGACACCCAGATGTCTCCTCATTGACACCACTAAGATTTCAAGACCCATTTAAGTGATGCTTGTCAAGCACAAAAGGAGAACTCATTTGAGCCAGTTCTCAGAAAACATGGGTCATGGGAACTTCCCAAATTATCTCTCagtacaggaaagacatggacctgttgatgtgggtccagaggagacaacaaaaatgatcagagggacAGAacatctttcctgtgaggaaagactgagacaGTTCAGCCTCGAGAAGGCTCTGGGGGGAGACCCTATTGTGGCCTTTCAACACTTATAGGAGGTTTATAAGAAAGATCATatcatcatagaatggtttgggttggaaggggaccttgaagatcatctcacTCTgaaccccctgccatgggcagggacaggtatcccaggttgctccaagccccatccagcctagccttggacacttccagggatggggcagccacagcttctctgagcaacctgtgccagggcctccccaccctcacaataaggaattttttcttaatatctaatctaaacctactctcttgcAGTTTGAACCCGGGGGACAGACCTTTTAGTAGGGCCTTagtagtgatagaacaaggggaaatggttttaaatgCAAAGAAAGTAAATTTAGACTAGATgtaaggaagacattttttacaATCAaagtggtgaggccctggcacaaggttgcccacagaagctgtggctgccccatccctggaagtgttcagggccaggttggatggggcttggagcaacctgggatagctgaagatgtccctgctcatggcaggggggttggactagatgacccttaaaggcccttccaacccaaatcattctataaTCCCCATTCATTTCCACAgagacagaatgaaaaaaaagagaggaaaacttTTACCACCACACTATTCTGCAATGCGACCTGAAGAAAACAAGATTACTATTTACCTCCAGTTCACTGTCCTGTGAAGAGGAGGTAtctgctttcctcttccctctgttcttcccagggatgttttTTCTTGCCTGCTCATCTAACTCTTTACTTGCTGTTGCTCTTGATAATGAAGGACTTGTGGATGCATCTCCTAGAAGAAAGAAATCACACAGCTCTCACCCCCTCATGTCTCAAAACAAACACCAATATAGCACTGGCCACAAACTCCCTTTGCAAAAGGTAAGAGGTTACCTTGCTATATGGATGTAGTAGCAGTTGAACCTTACTAGAACATAAAACATGATTTCTTGGTCCCATTGTTTCAAAACAGCTCTGTCTCCTCAGTGCAGTCCCCCAGGACTGAGCGACTGCAAAAGCTACTGCCTGCAGAGCAAAGTCAGAGCAGAGCACCCTCCATCCTAAGGCCTGGAACCCTGCCATCAGTTCACTACCCTGGAACTGCTTTATTTCAACTGTTTCATTTAATAGACAATTAAACATAAAAGAGTAACAGGGATGATGTTAGTCCTGGAGACACAGCCTTGGCCAAGCAGCACGGCCATGGCTGACGGGAATACAGAGGCTGTTCTGCTACTGGTAAGAACATCCTTCCCAGGGAAAGAATACACCACCTCCAGAAAAACTGCTGCTTTGACGTGCAGGGTATTAGGACCATGACAGTCTATGAATCCTTTATTACCAGCTCAGGCAGAAGAGTTAACATCCCAGACACCTGCCTAACTAGGTCCAAAACAGGACCAGACCTGTAGCAGGATGGCAGAGGGCAAGGGGGCTTGGAAGAGCTTGAATTCAGTCTGGGGCTTGAAGACAAGACATTGCAGTTCCTAggaaaattaatgcaaaatgGTGAACTTGGAGAATTCCTGAGCTAAGAACAAGGCACTGAAAACATCAACAACTGGGCCGTTCCTTGCCCACTGCCTTGAAATGAGAGGTCAGTTCCTAAGGTTTGGCTTCCAGCAGCAAATGAGAACTAATTCTCATGGGTAAATCTGCTGTTGTTCACCTCAACTAGAGGGCAACTGTTTCCTTAAAGAGGGCAAGTGCTTGGAACCCCACACTTCTTGATGTACAAGATCACAGCATGGTGTTTGTCGCTCCTGTCGATAGCATCCCATCAGGTAAACGTGAGAGAGGTTTGGAACTTCACTGAGTTCCAGACTATAGATTTGTATGCTTGTCTCACTGGCAGCCACCCATTCCTGCTTGCAGGGTGCATGACTGAACTGGAGGACTTGGCAGAGCTCAGGTGCTCCTGGTGGACTCGGGGAAGATGGAGGAGGCAAAGTGCTGCAAAGGCAATCGCTTAGCACCTCCCGCAGCAGGCTGACACCACCCCCTCTCCAAGCAAGAGCCACCTACAGCCAAACCACACacaccctcctcttcctcttcttcagttTTTATTGCTGAACATGACACTATATAGTATGGAAAATCTCTTTAGTCAGctcaggtcagctgtcccagctgtgacCCCTTCCAGGTTCTCATGCACCCCAAGCCTGCTTGTTGGGGAGTGTGGAGGGGAGAAAGCCCTGACCATGTAAAAGCACTGTTCAGCAGGAGCCAAAATACTCTGTGTTATCAGCACTGCTTTAGCCaggaatccaaaacacagcaccagcacagctgctgggaaCAAAGTTACCTCCAGCCCGGTCAGAGTCAGGGCACCAACAAAAATGAATGgaatccagatttttttccccagccttcCAATCTGCAACAGGCAGATTTCAATTTAAAACTGCTCAACAGCACTGGAACAATCTCATAACTCCTTGCACAAGACACTGGAAGAAGCATTAAGTCTTTGCTTTCATCCTTGGTTAACTTAGGAAACTATTCTTCAAGAAGAAATTTTAGCCAACACCCCTGAGGCTGGGACAAAACCCAGCATTGGTGAGAATGGTCAAAGGTGTGACTTCTCTAGAACAAGCAATCACACCTTCTCAACACACTTCCTACTTCCTTAAAATCAGCTAAAATCTTCTCTACCGGACAAGCGCCCATGACTGACTGCTGTGCAGATGCAGATGTGCtcacagcaaagcacagcagaacAGCTCTCAGTTCAACCAGGGTTTGCAATGATGAGgcagaggaaaggaaggggtGTGCTGCTGGGCATGTCAGAGACCAGCACAGTGAGAGGGGATGGCTGAACCACAGCTCCTGAAAATGCAGGAGCAGTCCTGGAGGACTCCCACAACTGGGCCTGGCTGCTGTGTCAGGTCATCCGAACACGTGGCTGTGGGAGGGAAAGATGCAGCAGGAGCTACTGAGACTGAACTGCCCCGTAGCCCAAGTGAAGGCTCagtccccagggagctgctgctggcaacTCTTCAAGTCACCCCTAGCACTCCTCTCCCTGGGAAATGCAGAGCACATGGTGGGTATCTCAGAATCTGATACATGAGTTTGGCTGGCCCACCATAACTCTGCACACCAGGTGTGTCCTGTCCGGGCCAGCATGAAAAGATGGCGCAAGTACCTCTCGAAGAGGAGTTTTGCCCACGCCTGCCCCCTGCACTGTTGGCACAGGTGCTTTGCAGCCCCTGTTGCAGCCTCACCCGAGGGGGGTCTCTGCGCCGCCCGTGCAGGCGCCGCCGTCGCCTTCTCAGCTGGGTACGTGGTGGTGGCCAACGCCAGGCTGTCCGTGCTGCTGTCTGCTGGTGGCACCACTCCGAAGCCTGAGCTCGGGTAACACGTCTGGTACTGACTCTGGCCAAGGATCGTGTATGTAGGATATTCCTGTTGGAGGAAAGCGTTAGTGGTGGTAGGATACCTCTTTCAGAAAACACTCTAATCAGGATGGCTTTTGTGCTAGAACATCCTGTCAAAGGAAAATCCACAGTCTGACTTTATCCTGTTTCTTTCTGCATATGTAAGACATTTCCCAAAAAGGACTGGGAGTTCTGACTGCCCAATGACCCCCATACAAGCATGTTTTGCAGAGGAGGCCAGTGATCCCAGAGCCACTCCTCTGCCTCCAGTGTCTGCAAAAATGAATTCATAATGAATGATCTGACAGTAGTAGGGGAGTTAAGTGGATGCCAAGGTACCAGTGCACTCTGTGCTCTGGAATGTGTGGTTTTGTCTTGCATTCTACTTCCTGATATCAGATGTACTGACAGTGACAGAAAGAGACTTAGGCCCTGGCTGAGGGCACAACCCCAGCCACGAGAGCTACAGGATAAACAGCCATTACTCATGTCCTGACTTCATCAAGTAATTATTCTGCATGCTGTGATAAAAGGTGTCCATTTATGAAAGTATTTATTCATTTAGGAGATCACTGAGCACATGGAGCTGTGCTTGaggattttaatttctgatacggataataaaaaaagcagtgaCCCCAAATGTCATGTCACACTGTTCCGGCACATTGTGCTCTCCTGATTGCCTCAAAGAACAACCTGGGTTTGTGAACCAGATATCTTGGTTTGAAATACTGaacaaaaacttttttttcctcttacagTTCCAAGCAAGTTTATGCTAAtgaaagaactttaaaaagcaacagCATAAGCACAGAAGTGTTTTTGTGCATCCACTGCATTTTCCACACTTCCTGTATTCTCTTTCTGCAAAGTTGGACACTGAAGGGCTTCTTTGTATATCCAAGCACTCAGAATGGCAGTTAACCACTGACAGGGCTGTATTATCACCCACAGAGGTGACAGGCACGGGAAAGTGCTCTGTGCTAGCTTGCAGGGCTGTTTGACTTTATTCTACTCTAGCACCACCAGAATGTACCTCCTACTTTACTGGGTTGGGGGTTTGTGTACAACCTAATTTCCTATTCTTGCTGAGGGAGAACAAAGGCATCCAAAAACCATCCACCCCTAATCCTCCCTGTAGGTTAAGGCCTCAAAATAGTTCTATTGTTTCTTCCAACACTGTCTCTCTCACAGAAATCTCAGTTGAAGACTCACCTCACAATCTGCAGATGAGGCAAGAGCTTTGAAAGGATGAAGAGAGTTTGTTGCAAAGGTCAAAGGGAGAAGCATCAGTACCACTGTGCTCCATTTGAAGCGATGCAAATATTTGGTGTTCCCATGTTAATTTTGAGTAATGTGTTAAACAAAGGTGAAAGAGATCCTGCACATAAATTTACCAAGGAAGATTTACCTGTGAGATGCTGGCTACTGCTGACGTGGAAATATTGACAACAGTTGAGGATGTAGAGACTGGACTGGCATTTGTAGTCGATGCTGTAAAATTAAGAATTACTGCATTAAATGCTTCTAGAAAAGCACGAGATGAGAAGTTGTGAAATAAATACTTACTAGGCAAATGTGCAAGCACTTGTGCTTCTAGCAGCACTCTGCTGCTAATAGCCAAAAAAGGGATGGGGTCTATTTTGACACCAGTTACATTTCAACTGGGCTTACAGAGAAGCTGTTTTACTCTTCAAAAAGTCCTTTCAAATGGTTCAGAAGCCTTTTCCCTCCATGGCTGCTAAGCAACTGGTGTAGTATTAAAAAGGTT encodes the following:
- the EYA3 gene encoding eyes absent homolog 3 isoform X3 encodes the protein MEEPQDLPEQPVKKAKMQESREQSLSHVSNTEISDQKPESSSLGSNLPMSSEIMTCTDYIPRSSNDYTSQIYSAKPYAHILSVPVSETMSPYPGQPQYQALQQSQPYTIYPQTTQTYGLPPFASTTNASPVSTSSTVVNISTSAVASISQEYPTYTILGQSQYQTCYPSSGFGVVPPADSSTDSLALATTTYPAEKATAAPARAAQRPPSGDASTSPSLSRATASKELDEQARKNIPGKNRGKRKADTSSSQDSELERVFLWDLDETIIIFHSLLTGSYAQKYGKDPTLVIGSGLSMEEMIFEVADTHLFFNDLEECDQVHIEDVASDDNGQDLSNYNFSTDGFSGSGSNTNHSSSVGVQGVDWMRKLAFRYRRVREIYNKYKADVGGLLSPQKREALQRLRTDIEVLTDSWLETALKSLLLIQSRKNCENILITTTQLMPALAKVLLYGLGEVFPIENIYSATKIGKESCFERIVSRFGKKVTYVVIGDGRDEEVAAKQHNMPFWRITNHADLVSLHQALELDFL
- the EYA3 gene encoding eyes absent homolog 3 isoform X4, translated to MEEPQDLPEQPVKKAKMQESREQSLSHVSNTEISDQKPESSSLGSNLPMSSEIMTCTDYIPRSSNDYTSQIYSAKPYAHILSVPVSETMSPYPGQPQYQALQQSQPYTIYPQTTQTYGLPPFASTTNASPVSTSSTVVNISTSAVASISQEYPTYTILGQSQYQTCYPSSGFGVVPPADSSTDSLALATTTYPAEKATAAPARAAQRPPSDASTSPSLSRATASKELDEQARKNIPGKNRGKRKADTSSSQDSELERVFLWDLDETIIIFHSLLTGSYAQKYGKDPTLVIGSGLSMEEMIFEVADTHLFFNDLEECDQVHIEDVASDDNGQDLSNYNFSTDGFSGSGSNTNHSSSVGVQGVDWMRKLAFRYRRVREIYNKYKADVGGLLSPQKREALQRLRTDIEVLTDSWLETALKSLLLIQSRKNCENILITTTQLMPALAKVLLYGLGEVFPIENIYSATKIGKESCFERIVSRFGKKVTYVVIGDGRDEEVAAKQHNMPFWRITNHADLVSLHQALELDFL
- the EYA3 gene encoding eyes absent homolog 3 isoform X5; translation: MSPYPGQPQYQALQQSQPYTIYPQTTQTYGLPPFGALWPGMKPESGLIQTPSTSQHSVLTCTTGLTTSQPSPAHYSYSIEASTTNASPVSTSSTVVNISTSAVASISQEYPTYTILGQSQYQTCYPSSGFGVVPPADSSTDSLALATTTYPAEKATAAPARAAQRPPSGDASTSPSLSRATASKELDEQARKNIPGKNRGKRKADTSSSQDSELERVFLWDLDETIIIFHSLLTGSYAQKYGKDPTLVIGSGLSMEEMIFEVADTHLFFNDLEECDQVHIEDVASDDNGQDLSNYNFSTDGFSGSGSNTNHSSSVGVQGVDWMRKLAFRYRRVREIYNKYKADVGGLLSPQKREALQRLRTDIEVLTDSWLETALKSLLLIQSRKNCENILITTTQLMPALAKVLLYGLGEVFPIENIYSATKIGKESCFERIVSRFGKKVTYVVIGDGRDEEVAAKQHNMPFWRITNHADLVSLHQALELDFL